One window of the Rhizobiaceae bacterium genome contains the following:
- a CDS encoding HNH endonuclease — MSRETMPWRRWYKTARWQALRLEVFLRDLYRCKRCGHADGNTSNLVCDHVKPHRGDERLFWLESNLQTLCKPCHDGEKQREEQESRHRRGVWY; from the coding sequence ATGAGCAGAGAGACCATGCCATGGCGGCGCTGGTACAAGACCGCGCGCTGGCAGGCGTTGAGGCTGGAGGTCTTCCTCCGCGATCTCTACCGCTGCAAGCGCTGCGGCCATGCCGACGGCAACACGTCGAACCTCGTATGCGATCACGTGAAGCCGCATCGCGGCGATGAACGGCTCTTCTGGTTGGAGAGCAACCTGCAAACCCTCTGCAAGCCCTGCCACGACGGCGAGAAGCAGCGCGAGGAGCAGGAGAGCAGGCACCGTCGCGGGGTCTGGTACTGA
- a CDS encoding phage tail tube protein produces the protein MTDSNRLRLTAIRETTLGVTPSPTPRMRTARILSETLAYSPTFVDSEELRDDRMNSDPIKVNETVGGAIQFEFSYPVDNSVASEFLRSLAYNPWSNTPTRDNDGVADSAITDVTASSDTYTVTSGAAFAEGQLVRATGFGVAGNNGVFRAQSGSGATAVVAPSSPGLADEAAPAAAARLKVVGFEGASGDITALADGLGSTSLDFTTLGIVPGMWVKIGGAADASTFAFLVSAGAAARSGAWARVVAVAATKLTLDNLPSGWTTDSGTSKTIRVFFGDQIKNGVTRSSLTIEKGFMGQAVPTYVAMRGMVVGQGDFNITTEQKITGSFTLQGTTGSQDTTSLDATPDAAPGNPIMAANVNVGRIAESGVAMSAPNWVRSLTISINNNLRAITAADSMGSVDIGAGEVAVTGTLETYFGSNALYAKLLAGTVGNINSRVVKDGQAVVFAVPRATFTGGNPSAGGKNQDVMLPMEFRASKDTLTAGHFIIDRLEYVEA, from the coding sequence ATGACTGATTCCAATCGCCTTCGCCTCACCGCCATCAGGGAAACGACGCTCGGCGTCACGCCGTCGCCCACGCCGCGGATGCGCACCGCACGCATTCTCAGCGAGACACTGGCCTATTCGCCGACGTTCGTGGATTCTGAAGAGCTGCGCGACGATCGCATGAATTCCGATCCGATCAAGGTCAACGAGACGGTCGGCGGCGCGATCCAGTTCGAGTTCTCGTATCCGGTCGACAACAGCGTCGCCAGCGAGTTCCTTCGTTCACTCGCCTACAATCCATGGTCGAACACGCCGACGCGCGACAATGATGGCGTTGCCGACAGTGCGATCACCGATGTCACGGCGTCGAGCGATACCTACACCGTCACGTCTGGCGCTGCCTTCGCCGAGGGGCAGCTCGTGCGCGCGACCGGTTTTGGCGTCGCCGGCAACAATGGCGTGTTCCGTGCGCAATCGGGCTCCGGCGCGACCGCTGTCGTCGCACCTTCCTCGCCGGGTCTTGCCGACGAGGCCGCTCCGGCCGCCGCCGCCCGCCTGAAGGTCGTCGGCTTCGAGGGCGCTTCCGGCGACATCACGGCGCTCGCCGATGGCCTCGGGTCGACGTCGCTCGACTTCACCACGCTTGGCATCGTGCCGGGCATGTGGGTGAAGATCGGCGGCGCGGCTGACGCCAGCACCTTCGCGTTTCTGGTGTCTGCCGGCGCGGCCGCCCGAAGCGGCGCATGGGCGCGCGTCGTGGCGGTAGCTGCCACAAAGCTGACGCTCGACAACCTGCCTTCCGGTTGGACGACGGACAGCGGCACGTCGAAGACCATCCGCGTCTTCTTCGGCGATCAGATAAAGAATGGCGTCACCCGCTCTTCGCTGACCATCGAGAAAGGGTTCATGGGGCAGGCCGTGCCGACCTATGTCGCCATGCGCGGCATGGTGGTCGGTCAAGGTGATTTCAACATCACGACCGAGCAGAAGATCACCGGCAGCTTCACCCTGCAAGGCACGACGGGCTCGCAGGACACGACGTCTCTCGACGCCACCCCGGACGCGGCCCCGGGCAATCCGATCATGGCGGCGAACGTCAATGTCGGCCGGATCGCGGAATCCGGCGTCGCCATGTCGGCGCCGAACTGGGTCCGGAGCCTGACGATCAGCATCAACAACAACCTGCGGGCGATCACTGCGGCGGACAGCATGGGCTCCGTCGACATAGGCGCGGGCGAGGTCGCGGTGACCGGGACGCTGGAGACCTATTTCGGGTCGAATGCGCTCTACGCGAAGCTGCTCGCCGGCACGGTCGGCAACATCAACTCCCGCGTCGTGAAGGACGGTCAGGCCGTCGTCTTCGCGGTGCCTCGCGCGACGTTCACCGGCGGCAATCCATCTGCCGGCGGCAAGAATCAGGACGTCATGCTGCCGATGGAGTTCCGGGCGTCGAAGGACACGCTGACCGCCGGACATTTCATCATCGACCGTCTCGAATACGTCGAGGCGTGA
- a CDS encoding terminase large subunit has product MSPTDALPRFACPDWWERLQAGQTPMAEVPLNEEKAARALAFFNRLRLPDVPGNPPLAEACGDWFREILCAFLASEDPDTRQRLVWELLCMVPKKNSKTTYVAALGLTALFLEEAPNRQMLIVAPSQNISERGFDQAQGMIRLDPRLDAIFRVQDHIKCITRRKTGTKLDVKTFDTAIVTGEIPILTIVDELHELGKKAKAAAVMQQIRGGGITKQGGQLLMITTQSDEQPAGIWRTELKKARQIRDGVGGSNPILLPVLYEFPEKLQRNEEFWRDQRNWPLILPNNNRSIDPQRLADDYENNGKATKEAELIWTSQHLNIEIGVGIGSDSWRGADYWPDRADSTLSLEELIKRSEVATVGIDGGGLDDLLGLAVIGREMGTRQWLVWNHAFAHPKVLEIRKDIAAKLLDFEAEGSLTFCEVPDDVARMADFVQQVLGAGLLPDKNAVGFDPNNIGTIVEELASRGITEPMFRRLAQGPALAPALWGLERKLSDGTVSHSGLGLMNWVMGNAKVEMKGNSAMITKQVSGRAKIDPLIASFCAAILMSWNPAARGVSFWEAA; this is encoded by the coding sequence ATGTCACCCACTGACGCCCTTCCTCGCTTCGCCTGCCCGGACTGGTGGGAGCGACTTCAAGCCGGCCAGACGCCCATGGCGGAGGTTCCGCTCAACGAGGAAAAGGCCGCCCGGGCGCTCGCGTTCTTCAACCGGCTGCGGCTGCCGGACGTCCCTGGCAATCCTCCGCTCGCGGAAGCCTGCGGCGACTGGTTCCGGGAAATCCTGTGCGCGTTCCTCGCAAGCGAGGATCCGGACACCAGACAGCGGCTCGTCTGGGAACTGTTGTGCATGGTGCCGAAGAAGAACTCGAAGACGACTTATGTCGCCGCGCTCGGCCTGACAGCCCTCTTCCTTGAAGAGGCGCCGAACCGGCAGATGCTGATCGTGGCCCCGAGCCAGAACATCTCCGAACGCGGATTCGACCAGGCGCAAGGCATGATCCGGCTCGATCCACGCCTCGATGCCATCTTCAGGGTGCAGGATCACATCAAGTGCATCACACGGAGAAAAACCGGCACGAAGCTGGATGTGAAGACCTTCGACACCGCGATCGTCACGGGCGAGATTCCGATCCTGACGATCGTCGACGAACTGCACGAACTCGGCAAGAAGGCGAAAGCCGCCGCCGTCATGCAGCAGATTCGCGGCGGCGGCATCACGAAGCAGGGCGGCCAACTGCTGATGATCACGACGCAGTCGGATGAGCAGCCTGCCGGCATATGGCGCACGGAACTGAAGAAGGCGCGCCAGATCCGCGACGGCGTCGGCGGCTCGAATCCCATCCTGTTGCCGGTGCTCTACGAGTTTCCCGAGAAGCTGCAGCGCAACGAGGAGTTCTGGCGCGACCAGCGCAACTGGCCTCTTATCCTGCCGAACAACAATCGCTCGATCGATCCGCAGCGCCTCGCCGACGACTACGAAAACAACGGCAAGGCGACCAAGGAAGCCGAACTGATCTGGACGAGTCAGCATCTCAACATCGAAATCGGCGTAGGCATCGGAAGCGACAGCTGGCGCGGCGCGGATTACTGGCCGGATCGGGCAGACAGTACACTGTCGCTGGAGGAGCTGATCAAGCGGTCGGAGGTGGCGACGGTCGGCATCGACGGCGGCGGGCTCGACGATCTCCTCGGCCTGGCGGTAATCGGGCGCGAGATGGGAACGCGGCAATGGCTGGTGTGGAACCATGCCTTCGCGCATCCGAAAGTGCTGGAAATCCGGAAGGACATCGCGGCGAAGCTGCTGGATTTCGAGGCGGAAGGATCGCTCACCTTCTGCGAGGTGCCTGACGACGTCGCCCGCATGGCCGATTTCGTGCAGCAGGTGCTGGGAGCCGGCCTGCTTCCTGACAAGAACGCCGTCGGCTTCGATCCGAACAATATCGGCACGATCGTTGAGGAACTGGCGTCCCGCGGCATAACGGAGCCGATGTTCCGGCGCCTCGCACAAGGTCCGGCTCTCGCGCCCGCCCTGTGGGGACTCGAACGGAAACTAAGCGATGGCACCGTGTCGCATTCCGGCCTCGGACTGATGAACTGGGTCATGGGCAACGCCAAGGTCGAGATGAAGGGCAACAGCGCCATGATCACGAAGCAGGTCTCGGGCCGCGCCAAGATCGACCCGCTGATCGCGTCGTTCTGCGCCGCCATCCTGATGAGCTGGAATCCCGCGGCTCGCGGCGTGTCCTTCTGGGAAGCGGCATAG
- a CDS encoding phage portal protein, translated as MGFWTRLFGGEQKSATLGELHRLNFGTGREASSGVIVTTQAALEVSTVLACCRVISEGVAQVPWHVYQEKDGRKRIVSGGLDNLLYRRPNAWQTSFEFRETLMFHVILTGNAYVFVNRVGPEREIRELIPIEPKQVDVKQNRDMSLEYRVTSALTGEQKLFAADAIWHLRGPSWNSWLGLDAVKLARNAIGLSSTLEQGQAEFQKNGARSSGILAVEGNLNADQYEQLSKWLDRHQVGGDRSGKPLIVDHAAKFHTLNASSVDQQLLETRKHQIEEICREFRVFPQMVGHAGDQTPTFASAEQFFLAHVVHTLMPWYQRTEQSADVNLLTDDQRRAGFYTKLNPNALMRGAAKDRAEYYAKGLGSGGSKGWLTQNDVRGLEEMELSAEPEADKLPQPIAKPANPSEKPA; from the coding sequence ATGGGCTTCTGGACGAGACTATTCGGAGGCGAGCAGAAGAGCGCTACGCTGGGCGAGTTGCATCGGCTGAATTTCGGGACGGGGCGCGAAGCGTCGTCCGGAGTGATCGTGACGACGCAGGCGGCTCTGGAAGTGTCGACCGTGCTGGCCTGCTGCCGCGTGATTTCCGAGGGCGTCGCACAGGTCCCGTGGCATGTCTATCAGGAGAAGGATGGCCGGAAGCGGATTGTTTCCGGGGGACTCGACAACCTTCTCTATCGTCGGCCGAACGCATGGCAGACCAGCTTCGAGTTTCGCGAGACCTTGATGTTCCACGTCATCCTGACAGGGAACGCCTATGTTTTCGTCAATCGCGTCGGGCCGGAACGGGAGATCAGGGAACTGATCCCGATCGAGCCGAAGCAGGTCGACGTCAAGCAGAATCGCGATATGTCGCTGGAGTACCGCGTCACGTCGGCGCTGACCGGAGAGCAGAAGCTTTTTGCGGCCGACGCGATCTGGCATCTGCGCGGTCCGTCGTGGAATTCGTGGCTCGGCCTGGACGCCGTGAAGCTTGCGCGCAACGCGATCGGGCTGTCGTCGACGCTGGAGCAGGGGCAGGCCGAATTCCAGAAGAACGGAGCGCGTTCGTCAGGGATTCTGGCTGTCGAGGGTAATTTGAACGCCGATCAATACGAGCAGCTGTCGAAGTGGCTCGACCGTCATCAGGTCGGCGGCGACCGATCGGGAAAACCGCTGATCGTCGATCATGCCGCGAAGTTCCATACGCTCAACGCCTCCAGCGTCGATCAGCAGCTCCTCGAAACGCGCAAGCACCAGATAGAGGAGATCTGTCGCGAGTTCCGGGTCTTCCCTCAGATGGTCGGCCATGCCGGAGACCAGACGCCGACATTCGCCAGCGCCGAGCAGTTCTTTCTCGCACACGTCGTTCATACGCTGATGCCCTGGTATCAACGTACCGAGCAGTCCGCCGACGTCAACCTGCTCACTGATGACCAGCGGCGCGCCGGCTTCTACACCAAACTCAATCCCAATGCCCTCATGCGCGGCGCTGCGAAGGATCGGGCAGAATACTACGCGAAAGGGCTCGGTTCCGGCGGCTCGAAGGGCTGGCTGACGCAGAACGATGTCCGGGGCCTTGAAGAGATGGAGCTGAGCGCCGAGCCGGAAGCCGACAAGCTGCCTCAGCCCATCGCGAAGCCCGCCAATCCTTCGGAGAAACCAGCATGA
- a CDS encoding phage major capsid protein yields the protein MDPELKKLLEEQGATFDAFKKANDEMQAEIKKLGSADTVTSEKVEKLNAALDKLQDEAKKRADEIETKLNRVALGGDGVADKDERKAAEKFSAERGEQIDLEGYRAYKAGFVAYMRKGERLTAEERKAMSVGSDPDGGYTVVPDVSGRMVKRVYETTPMRQVASVVTIGTDRLEGFNDLGEGVAGWVGETQARPATATPQLGKWEIPVHELYAFPQVTQKLLDDSMFDIEAWLADKASDKFARTENAAFLTGDGILKPRGILSYPTAATADASRAWGTFQHILTGTDGSFGTTTNGTDKLIDLVYSLKAQYRQNANFMASRATVGAVRKLKDGQGNYAWQPSLSALSGGTILGFNVVEGEDMPAVAADSLSIGFGDFRETYQIVDRIGIRVLRDALTNKPYVGFYTTKRVGGAAINFESLKFLKFGD from the coding sequence ATGGACCCGGAACTGAAGAAACTGCTCGAAGAGCAGGGCGCTACCTTTGACGCCTTCAAGAAGGCAAATGACGAAATGCAGGCCGAGATCAAGAAGCTCGGCAGTGCGGACACCGTGACCTCCGAAAAGGTCGAGAAGCTGAACGCCGCTCTGGACAAGCTTCAGGACGAGGCAAAGAAGCGCGCCGACGAAATCGAGACAAAGCTGAACCGTGTGGCGCTCGGCGGCGACGGCGTCGCCGACAAGGATGAGCGCAAGGCCGCCGAAAAATTCTCGGCAGAGCGCGGCGAGCAGATCGATCTTGAGGGCTATCGCGCCTACAAGGCCGGGTTCGTGGCTTACATGCGCAAAGGCGAACGCCTGACCGCCGAAGAGCGCAAGGCCATGTCGGTCGGCTCCGATCCCGATGGCGGCTATACCGTCGTTCCCGACGTCTCCGGCCGCATGGTGAAGCGCGTCTACGAAACCACGCCGATGCGGCAGGTCGCGTCGGTTGTCACGATCGGCACCGACCGACTCGAAGGCTTCAACGACCTCGGTGAGGGCGTGGCCGGATGGGTCGGGGAGACGCAGGCGCGGCCGGCGACGGCGACGCCGCAGCTCGGCAAGTGGGAGATCCCGGTGCATGAGCTCTATGCGTTTCCGCAGGTCACGCAGAAGCTGCTCGACGATTCGATGTTCGACATCGAAGCCTGGCTGGCGGACAAGGCGTCCGACAAGTTCGCGCGGACCGAGAATGCCGCTTTTCTCACCGGCGACGGCATTCTGAAGCCGCGCGGCATCCTCTCCTATCCGACTGCCGCCACCGCCGATGCGAGCCGTGCCTGGGGGACTTTCCAGCACATTCTCACCGGCACCGACGGCAGCTTCGGCACGACCACGAACGGCACCGACAAGCTGATCGACCTCGTCTATTCGCTCAAGGCGCAGTATCGCCAGAACGCGAACTTCATGGCGTCGAGGGCGACGGTGGGCGCCGTGCGCAAGCTGAAGGACGGTCAGGGCAATTATGCCTGGCAGCCATCCCTCTCCGCGCTCTCGGGCGGCACCATCCTCGGCTTCAACGTTGTCGAGGGCGAGGATATGCCTGCGGTCGCCGCTGACAGCCTCTCGATCGGCTTCGGAGACTTCCGCGAGACATACCAGATCGTCGATCGCATCGGCATCCGTGTGTTGCGCGACGCGCTCACCAACAAGCCCTATGTCGGCTTCTACACGACGAAGCGCGTCGGCGGCGCGGCCATCAATTTCGAATCGCTGAAGTTCCTGAAGTTCGGCGACTGA
- a CDS encoding DUF4128 domain-containing protein → MSSPAAFTGIETYLRTNWTATPIHFENEPWNLAASPAHFLYVEMFGDFYDQASIGADPQDANLFRENGQVYVHVMTLRGIGTGQARTYAKQIVDLFRGNEEAGVRPRGMSIGASEPGEQDGNYFRLTVTIDWERDD, encoded by the coding sequence ATGTCGAGCCCTGCGGCCTTCACCGGCATCGAGACCTATCTCCGGACGAACTGGACGGCGACGCCGATCCATTTCGAGAACGAGCCGTGGAACCTCGCCGCATCGCCCGCGCACTTCCTCTATGTCGAAATGTTCGGCGACTTCTACGATCAGGCGTCGATCGGCGCCGATCCGCAGGACGCGAACCTCTTCCGCGAAAACGGTCAGGTCTACGTCCATGTCATGACGCTGCGCGGCATCGGCACCGGGCAGGCGCGGACCTACGCCAAGCAGATCGTCGATCTCTTCAGGGGCAATGAAGAGGCGGGCGTCCGGCCGCGCGGCATGTCGATCGGCGCGAGCGAGCCCGGCGAGCAGGACGGGAATTACTTCAGGCTCACCGTGACAATCGATTGGGAAAGGGATGACTGA
- a CDS encoding HK97 family phage prohead protease, translating into MKQDLFFAPLEVKFADGDTAIGTFSGYGAVFGNVDAYGDVILKGAFRETLKEWKKQKRLPPMLVQHGGWGMGDMDGLAIGKWTSMEEDDTGLAVEGKLIALDTERGKVIHSAMRERVLDGLSIGYRAKEFELGTKPTEPRRTLKKIDLFEVSVVQMPANSAARVAQVKSGGIRTIREFEEFLRDAGGFSHAAAKAIAAGGFKAADPRDEANADIAALIRRNIATLSRSPQ; encoded by the coding sequence ATGAAGCAGGACCTCTTCTTCGCACCGCTGGAAGTGAAGTTCGCCGACGGCGACACCGCGATCGGCACCTTTTCCGGCTATGGCGCGGTGTTCGGCAATGTCGACGCCTATGGCGACGTCATCCTGAAAGGGGCGTTTCGGGAAACGCTGAAGGAGTGGAAAAAGCAAAAGCGCTTGCCGCCCATGCTCGTCCAGCATGGCGGCTGGGGGATGGGGGATATGGACGGGCTCGCCATCGGCAAGTGGACGTCGATGGAGGAGGACGATACCGGGCTCGCCGTCGAGGGAAAGCTGATCGCGCTTGATACGGAGCGGGGCAAGGTCATCCACTCCGCCATGCGCGAGCGCGTGCTCGACGGCCTGAGCATCGGTTACCGGGCCAAGGAATTCGAACTCGGCACAAAACCGACCGAGCCGCGCCGGACGCTGAAAAAGATCGATCTTTTCGAGGTTTCGGTTGTCCAGATGCCGGCCAACAGCGCCGCCCGCGTGGCGCAGGTGAAGTCGGGCGGGATCAGGACCATACGTGAATTCGAGGAGTTCCTGCGGGATGCAGGCGGCTTCTCGCATGCCGCCGCCAAGGCAATCGCGGCCGGCGGCTTCAAGGCTGCGGACCCTCGGGATGAGGCCAATGCTGACATCGCGGCGCTGATCCGCCGCAACATCGCAACGCTCTCCCGTTCACCGCAATAG
- a CDS encoding DUF4156 domain-containing protein, producing the protein MVLTNNAGMVSGCKFLGQHTVSSLQQFTPDVNRKDIETTLKNKIAEVGGTHGVTPGPVAQNVNSLLQTADVYRC; encoded by the coding sequence GTGGTACTGACCAACAACGCGGGGATGGTGAGCGGATGCAAGTTCTTGGGGCAGCACACCGTGAGTTCGCTGCAACAATTCACTCCTGACGTGAACCGGAAGGACATAGAGACGACGCTCAAGAACAAGATCGCCGAAGTAGGCGGCACCCACGGCGTCACACCCGGACCTGTCGCACAGAACGTGAATTCGCTTCTGCAAACGGCCGACGTCTATCGCTGCTGA